In a single window of the Ancylobacter polymorphus genome:
- a CDS encoding SDR family oxidoreductase, with translation MPDPHGRTRVSQRVLVTGGGRGVGAAIVRALALAGFEVVFTVRTAEAEAQALIAAITAEKPDAQVEARALDLADKAAVEAFAGVLAEEPTYFGFVHNAGMSYDTLAALVDQHRAEQLMQVNYWSFVKLVGALVRPMTRARAGRIIAIGSIAADVANAGNAIYAGSKAALAGYCRTLAIESARRGVTVNVVAPGFVDTAMLAPYAAYRANVEKQIPAGRFAAPEDVAGVVSFLLSPGAAYVTGATLPVDGGLTAALAIQR, from the coding sequence GTGCCTGATCCTCACGGGCGAACCCGCGTGAGCCAGCGCGTCCTCGTCACCGGCGGCGGGCGCGGCGTCGGCGCCGCCATCGTGCGCGCCCTCGCGCTCGCGGGGTTCGAGGTCGTCTTCACCGTGCGCACGGCCGAGGCCGAAGCGCAGGCGCTGATCGCCGCCATCACGGCCGAGAAGCCGGACGCCCAAGTCGAGGCCCGCGCGCTCGACCTCGCCGACAAAGCCGCGGTGGAAGCCTTCGCCGGCGTGCTCGCGGAGGAGCCGACCTATTTCGGCTTCGTCCACAATGCCGGCATGAGCTACGACACGCTCGCGGCGCTGGTCGACCAGCACCGTGCCGAGCAGCTGATGCAGGTGAATTACTGGTCCTTCGTCAAGCTGGTCGGCGCACTCGTGCGGCCGATGACGCGGGCGCGGGCCGGGCGCATCATTGCCATTGGCTCCATCGCGGCGGATGTCGCCAATGCCGGCAACGCCATCTATGCCGGCTCCAAGGCCGCGCTGGCCGGCTATTGCCGCACACTGGCGATCGAGAGCGCCCGGCGCGGGGTGACGGTGAATGTCGTCGCTCCCGGCTTCGTCGATACGGCGATGCTGGCGCCCTATGCCGCCTACCGCGCCAATGTCGAGAAGCAGATCCCCGCCGGCCGCTTCGCCGCGCCGGAGGATGTGGCGGGCGTGGTGTCGTTCCTGCTCTCGCCCGGCGCCGCCTATGTCACCGGCGCAACCCTGCCGGTGGATGGCGGCCTCACCGCCGCACTAGCCATACAGCGCTGA
- a CDS encoding lipid A biosynthesis lauroyl acyltransferase, with protein MTPSRPWTTRLRDAALSAGVWTLMRVMRLQPPRFASWNGGFWARRIGPYTSIHRVTLSNLRRAYPEKTEAEREAIARGMWDNLGRMAGEFVHLDRIWQYNMWEPAKSRIETTGVSNFVAMRVDGKPALVFTAHLANWELPAIAAAAQGLDSAVLFRAPDNSFFADLLFEARSRVMGNLVAASHVAVFELAAVLDQGKHLGILVDQARRGGPTVQFFGQPCSANPTIARLARLYECPVHGVRVIRLPEGRFRIQCTPALNLPRDASGRIDVDGAMQMITSVVEGWVREYPEQWTWFYKRWRM; from the coding sequence ATGACCCCTTCCCGCCCCTGGACCACGCGCCTGCGCGATGCCGCGCTGTCGGCGGGCGTGTGGACGCTGATGCGCGTCATGCGGCTGCAGCCGCCGCGCTTCGCCTCATGGAATGGCGGCTTCTGGGCCCGCAGAATCGGGCCCTACACCTCGATCCACCGGGTGACGCTGAGCAATCTGCGCCGCGCCTACCCCGAGAAGACGGAGGCCGAGCGCGAGGCGATCGCGCGCGGCATGTGGGACAATCTCGGCCGCATGGCCGGCGAGTTCGTCCATCTCGACCGCATCTGGCAGTACAATATGTGGGAGCCGGCCAAGAGCCGGATCGAGACCACGGGCGTGTCGAATTTCGTCGCCATGCGGGTGGACGGCAAGCCGGCGCTGGTGTTCACCGCGCATCTCGCCAATTGGGAACTGCCGGCCATCGCCGCCGCCGCGCAGGGGCTGGACAGCGCCGTGCTGTTCCGCGCGCCGGACAATTCCTTCTTCGCCGACCTCCTGTTCGAGGCCCGCAGCCGAGTGATGGGCAATCTGGTCGCCGCCTCGCATGTGGCGGTGTTCGAGCTCGCCGCCGTGCTCGACCAGGGCAAGCATCTCGGCATCCTCGTGGATCAGGCGCGCCGTGGCGGGCCGACCGTGCAGTTCTTCGGCCAGCCCTGCTCCGCCAACCCCACTATCGCCCGCCTCGCCCGGCTCTATGAGTGCCCGGTGCATGGCGTGCGGGTGATCCGTCTGCCGGAAGGCCGCTTCCGCATCCAGTGCACCCCGGCGCTCAACCTTCCGCGCGACGCCAGCGGGCGCATCGACGTGGACGGGGCGATGCAGATGATCACCTCCGTCGTCGAAGGCTGGGTGCGCGAATATCCCGAGCAGTGGACCTGGTTCTACAAGCGCTGGCGGATGTAG
- a CDS encoding zinc-binding dehydrogenase: MRALQLVSDRELILTDLPAPGAPEPGEVQVSIKALALNHIDVWGWRGMAFAKRKMPLVVGAEAVGEVTAIGEGVTRFRPGSKVAMYGALTCGQCKMCRQGRDNLCEEVAGVMGFHVDGFARDQLNIKERLCVPIPDGISWTDAATAPVTFSTVEHMLFDNAKLEPGETILVHAAGSGIGTVAIRMAKEIGCTVITTAGDDEKCAKAKALGADHVINYKTDRFEHEVRKITKKKGVDVVFEHVGAETWNGSLLSMKPGARLVTCGSTSGVSVNMNLMQLFQRQYRIIGSFGAPIRAIADGLKRMERGVKPVIDSEFPLEQFGAGLERLETRRVFGKVVITF; encoded by the coding sequence ATGCGCGCGCTTCAGCTGGTCTCCGACCGCGAACTCATCCTCACCGACCTGCCCGCCCCCGGCGCGCCGGAACCGGGCGAGGTGCAGGTCAGCATCAAGGCGCTGGCGCTGAACCATATCGACGTGTGGGGCTGGCGCGGCATGGCCTTCGCCAAGCGCAAGATGCCGCTGGTGGTGGGTGCCGAGGCCGTGGGCGAAGTCACCGCCATTGGCGAGGGCGTCACCCGCTTCCGGCCGGGCTCCAAGGTCGCGATGTATGGCGCGCTCACCTGCGGCCAGTGCAAGATGTGCCGGCAGGGCCGCGACAATCTCTGCGAGGAAGTCGCCGGCGTGATGGGCTTCCATGTCGATGGGTTCGCCCGCGACCAGCTCAACATCAAGGAACGCCTGTGCGTGCCGATCCCGGACGGCATTTCCTGGACCGACGCCGCCACCGCGCCCGTCACCTTCTCCACCGTCGAGCACATGCTGTTCGACAATGCCAAGCTTGAGCCGGGCGAGACGATTCTCGTCCACGCGGCCGGCTCCGGCATCGGCACGGTGGCGATCCGCATGGCCAAGGAGATCGGCTGCACCGTCATCACCACGGCGGGCGACGACGAGAAATGCGCCAAGGCGAAGGCCCTCGGCGCCGATCACGTCATCAACTACAAGACCGACCGCTTCGAGCACGAGGTGCGCAAGATCACCAAGAAGAAGGGTGTCGACGTGGTGTTCGAGCATGTCGGCGCCGAGACCTGGAACGGCTCGCTGCTGTCGATGAAGCCGGGCGCGCGTCTCGTCACCTGCGGCTCGACGTCGGGCGTGTCCGTCAACATGAACCTGATGCAGCTGTTCCAGCGCCAGTACCGCATCATCGGCTCCTTCGGCGCGCCGATCCGCGCCATTGCCGACGGGCTGAAGCGGATGGAGCGCGGGGTGAAGCCGGTGATCGATTCCGAATTCCCGCTGGAGCAGTTCGGCGCCGGGCTGGAACGGCTGGAAACCCGCCGCGTGTTCGGCAAGGTCGTCATCACCTTCTGA